DNA sequence from the Halobacterium sp. DL1 genome:
TGGGACCGCATCCAGGACGTGAACCTCAAGAGCGCGTTCCTCGGTGCGAAGTACGCGGTGCCCCAGATGCGCGAGCAGGGCGGCGGCGTCATCCTCAACACGGCGTCCACGGCGGCCATCCGCCCCCGGAACGGGTTGTCGGCGTACTGCGCGTCGAAGGGCGGGATGGTGACGCTGACGAAGCAACTGGCCCACGAACTCGCCGAGGACGGCGTCCGCGTGAACGCAATCTGCCCCGTCGCGACTGACACGGAGATGCTGCCGGAGTTCACCAGCGAGGGGCTCTCTGTCGACGAGATGGCGGCGACGATTCCGCTCGGGCGTCTCGCGGAACCCGACGACATCGCGCAGGCGGCGGCGTTCCTGGCGTCCGACGACGCCGACATGATCACGGGGACGGCCCTGGAAGTCGACGGCGGCCGCGACCTCTGAGCGGCGACCGCTCTCGCTGCTCCATGAGCATCGCTAGCGGAGTGGGTGATTGTTACCAACACCAGAATGCTTTTAGCCCTATCCTGTGAGAAACATTCACATGAGAATCGACAGACGGCGATTCCTTAAACGAACTGGCGGCGTAGCAACAATCGCGGCCCTGGCCGGCTGTACCGGCGGCGACGGTGACGGGGGCGGCGACGACACGACAACCAGTAGCGGTGGCGACACGACGACCACGAGCAGCGGCGGCGGCGGTAGCTCCGACCCGCTGAAGATCGGCGTCCTGCTGCCGTTCTCCGGCGACTACGCGTGGGTCGGCGCGAACGTCCTCCCGGTCGTCAACATGATCGTCGAGGAGATCAACGCGGAGGGCGGCATCGGCGGCCGCAACCTGACCGTGGTCCAGGGCGACACCGAGGCCTCGCCGGACGCGTCCGTGTCGGCGACCAACCGCCTCGTCAACGTCGAGAACGTCAGCGGCGTCATCGGCCCGACGAGCATCACCATGTCGGCGGTCATCGACACGCTCGTCGAGAACGAGGTGCCCGTCGTCACGCCGACCGCGGGGACCACGTCGCTGGACTCCCGGGGCGGCGAGTACATCTTCCGGACGGTGTCCTCAGACTCCCTCGGCGGCCGCGCCATCGCGAAGGCGGCACGCGAGCAACAGTACAACTCCATCCAGGACTACGAGCGGATGGCGCTCATGGTCGGGAACAAGGAGGTGTTCCAGTCGTTCAAGGAGCCGGTACGCTCCTCGTTCGAGGAGTTCGGCGGCACCATCACCACCGCGATGGACATCCGAACGGGCAAGGCCTCCTACACCTCCGAGGTCCAGCAGATGATGGACTCTGACCCGGATATCACGGTGCTCATCGCCTCGGTCGAGGACAGCATCAAGATCACGGAGGCCGGCTTCCAGGCGGGGTACGAGGGCAACTGGTTTGCGACCCAGGACCAGACCAACCAGGACTTCCTCTCCCAGAGCGAGAACCAGGTCACTGACGGGATGCTCGGGCTGAACGCCGCGACCTACCAGCCAGCCCAGGAGGCTGGCCGACTCGAGAGCTTCTTCGACCGCATCACGGAGTACGCCGGCTGGGAGGAGGGCGGGAAGGTGTTCGCGACGAACACCTACGACGCGATGAACGTCATGGGGCTCGCGATGAAGCAGGTCGCGGCCAACGACGGAGACCTCTCCGGGCCGAACATCGCGTCGGCCATCCCCGAGGTCGCCAAACCACCCGAGGAGCAGGTCACCAGTTACACGCAGGGTGCCTCCTCCATCGAGGGCGGCGCCGACGTCGACTACGAGGGGCTCGTCGGCCCCATCAACTTCGACGAGAACGGCGACATCGTCGCGCCGTTCGCCATCAAGAAGGCACAGGACGGCAGCTGGACCGAGGCGGGTCGCCTGCCACCAGAGGCACTCTAAGCGCGCCCTCCCTCCAGCATGGTTCTCGACAACCTCCTGCAGACGGTCGTGTTCGGCCTCATCGAGGGGAGTGTCATCGCCGTCGGCGCCGTGGGGCTAACGCTCTCCTACGGCGTGACGCGGTTCATCAACTTCGCGTACGGGGAGTTCCTCACGTACGGCGCCTACCTGACGGTGTTCCTCGCGGGCGGCCTCTTCGGGCTCTCGGTGCCGCTGCCGGCCGCCGCCGTGCTCGCCATCGTCGTCGTCGGCCTGCTCGGCGTCGGCGTCTCCCGCGTGTTCTTCGAACCCATCTCCAATCGCGGCGCGCTCCCCCTGCTCATCACCTCCATCGGCGTCTCGTTCGTGCTCCGGAACCTGCTCCAGGGGTGGGTCGGCGTCAGCGCGCGCCAGCTCCCCATCCCCCTGATGCGGCGCACAGACTACTTCGGGCTCGTCCGGCTCACGGACCTCGAGCTAGGCGTCATCGTCGTGAGCGTCGTCACCATGCTCGCCATCCACCTGCTGCTCCAGCGAACGATGCTCGGCAAACGCATGCGGGCGACAAGCGGCAATCGGGCGCTGGCCGAGGTGGCGGGCATCGACACGACGAACGTCGTCCGCCAGACGTGGTTCATCTCCGCCGGGGCGGGCGCCATGGCCGGCATCCTCTACGCGGTGCTGTTCTCGCCGTTCCGGCCGGGCGTCGGGTTCGAGTACCTCATCGTCGTCTTCGCGGCGACGCTGCTCGGCGGCATCGGGCGGCCGTACGGCGCGATGCTCGGGGCGGTCTTCATCGGGCTCGCGATGAACTTCGGGTCGACGTACCTCTCCGCGAACTACACGCGAGCCTACGCGTTCATCATCCTCGTCGGCGTCCTCCTGTTCAAACCGGAGGGCATCCGCGGAGGTGAGTTCTGATGGCGCTGCTCACGGGGTGGGCGGCGTTCTTCGTCGCCGTCGCCACCATCGGCTGCATCTACGGGCTGCTGACGCTCGGGCTGAACGTCCACTACGGCTACACGGGGCTGCTGAACTTCGGCCACGTCGCGTTCTTCGCGGCGGGCGCGTACGCGTCGGCCATCGTGACGATGCCGCCGCCGTCGACAGTGACGAACGCCAGCTACGTCGTCTGGTTCGACCTCCCGATGCCGTGGGGGTTCCCCGTCAGTCTCGCCGCCGCAGCGCTCGTCGGCGGCGCACTGGCGCTGCTCATCGGCCTGACGAGCGTCCGCCTCGGCACCCACTACCTCGCCATCGCGACGTTCGCGCTGGCGGGCGTGTTCAGCGACGTGCTCGTCAACGAGGCGTGGCTCACCAACGGCTCGTTCGGGATGAACAGCGTCCCGAAGCCCGGACAGGCCGCGCTCGGTCCGGACGCCTGGCAGCTCGCGTACCTCGCGTTCGCCGTCCTCAGCCTGCTCGCGGTCTACCTGCTCGTCGAACGCGTGCTCGAAGCACCGTTCGGCCGGCTGCTGAAGGGCGTCCGCGAGAGCGAGGCCGCCGCTGAGATGCTCGGGAAGAACACCACCGTGGTGAAGCTGAAGTCGTTCGTCATCGGCGGCATGATCGCGGGGTTCGCGGGCGGCGTCTACGCCCACTACCTCGGCAGCGTCGTCACCGCGCAGTTCGTTCCCCACGTGACGTTCACGGTGTGGGCCGCGATGCTGCTCGGCGGCGCGGCGTCGAACACCGGCGCGGTCGCCGGCGCCCTGCTGGTCGTGGCGTTCGAGGAGTCGACGCGGTTCATCACGACGGCCTACAACTGGGTCCAGGGGACGCTCCCCGACCCGCTGACCGGCGTGCTCCCCGCGCTCGCCGGCCCGCTCCCGGACAACCCGTCGTTCATCCCGAGCA
Encoded proteins:
- the fabG gene encoding 3-ketoacyl-ACP reductase (Catalyzes the first of the two reduction steps in the elongation cycle of fatty acid synthesis), with protein sequence MTVSDKVVAVTGAGAGMGRATAELFAERGASVVVVDLEEDAAVETADRIAADGGEATAVRADVSDADDVEGFVEHAVDTYGRLDVLHNNAGIPQRSTPVEDVTEETWDRIQDVNLKSAFLGAKYAVPQMREQGGGVILNTASTAAIRPRNGLSAYCASKGGMVTLTKQLAHELAEDGVRVNAICPVATDTEMLPEFTSEGLSVDEMAATIPLGRLAEPDDIAQAAAFLASDDADMITGTALEVDGGRDL
- a CDS encoding ABC transporter, giving the protein MHMRIDRRRFLKRTGGVATIAALAGCTGGDGDGGGDDTTTSSGGDTTTTSSGGGGSSDPLKIGVLLPFSGDYAWVGANVLPVVNMIVEEINAEGGIGGRNLTVVQGDTEASPDASVSATNRLVNVENVSGVIGPTSITMSAVIDTLVENEVPVVTPTAGTTSLDSRGGEYIFRTVSSDSLGGRAIAKAAREQQYNSIQDYERMALMVGNKEVFQSFKEPVRSSFEEFGGTITTAMDIRTGKASYTSEVQQMMDSDPDITVLIASVEDSIKITEAGFQAGYEGNWFATQDQTNQDFLSQSENQVTDGMLGLNAATYQPAQEAGRLESFFDRITEYAGWEEGGKVFATNTYDAMNVMGLAMKQVAANDGDLSGPNIASAIPEVAKPPEEQVTSYTQGASSIEGGADVDYEGLVGPINFDENGDIVAPFAIKKAQDGSWTEAGRLPPEAL
- a CDS encoding branched-chain amino acid ABC transporter permease — its product is MALLTGWAAFFVAVATIGCIYGLLTLGLNVHYGYTGLLNFGHVAFFAAGAYASAIVTMPPPSTVTNASYVVWFDLPMPWGFPVSLAAAALVGGALALLIGLTSVRLGTHYLAIATFALAGVFSDVLVNEAWLTNGSFGMNSVPKPGQAALGPDAWQLAYLAFAVLSLLAVYLLVERVLEAPFGRLLKGVRESEAAAEMLGKNTTVVKLKSFVIGGMIAGFAGGVYAHYLGSVVTAQFVPHVTFTVWAAMLLGGAASNTGAVAGALLVVAFEESTRFITTAYNWVQGTLPDPLTGVLPALAGPLPDNPSFIPSMRFVVIGLLFVLVIRYRPEGLFGDPSEIEALGEEE
- a CDS encoding ABC transporter permease — translated: MVLDNLLQTVVFGLIEGSVIAVGAVGLTLSYGVTRFINFAYGEFLTYGAYLTVFLAGGLFGLSVPLPAAAVLAIVVVGLLGVGVSRVFFEPISNRGALPLLITSIGVSFVLRNLLQGWVGVSARQLPIPLMRRTDYFGLVRLTDLELGVIVVSVVTMLAIHLLLQRTMLGKRMRATSGNRALAEVAGIDTTNVVRQTWFISAGAGAMAGILYAVLFSPFRPGVGFEYLIVVFAATLLGGIGRPYGAMLGAVFIGLAMNFGSTYLSANYTRAYAFIILVGVLLFKPEGIRGGEF